The nucleotide sequence GAATTTTTAATACTTGACCTTCAATTACATGATTTTCAGAAAGATTATTTAATGTAATGATATGTTTGATTTGTGTATCAAAAAATTTTGCTATACTTTGAAAAGAATCTTCTGTTTTCACAGTATAATTAGAAATATACGATGGTACGTATATTTTTTGACCAATTAACACATTATCACTATATAAATCATTCAATTTTCTTAGATCAGATAAAGTAATATTTTTTTTGTTAGCTATTTCCCATAAAGATTCATTCCTTTGAATCGTATAATTATTAGAATAAATATTAGTAGTTGATAAAAATAGAGATATTATAAAAATAATAAATAACATGACTCTTCCTCCATATATGTAGAATTATCTCATAGTGTGTATCGGCACCAATTAGAGATTATATAGCAATTATCTTATATATTCTTGCTTTTCAAATATAATTATATTATACTATATTATAATTATATTAACAACTTAAGGATAGATTTATATGTTACAATTTTGTTCTAACATTTTAAGAAGTTTTGCAACAGATGCTTATAAAGTAAGTCATTTTTTACAATTACCAAAAAACACTCAAGCTGTTCGTTTTTACATTGCACCAAGACATGCTCTAAGACCTGAAAATAATAATTATATTGTTTTTGGAATTAGATATTTTATTGAGAAATACCTAAAAATACCTATTTCCTATCAAGATATTGAAGAAACTAAAAAAATATGGGAATCTTTTAATCTAGGAGGTATCTCATCTACATTTCCAGAAAAAGAATTTAAAAAAATAATATCTAAGTATAAAGGCTTTCTTCCTATAAAAATAGTCGGGGTCAAAGAAGGTACTATTTTAAATAAATATAATATACCTATTTTTATTATTTCTGTTGATGATCCGGATTTAGTTTGGTTACCAGGATTTATTGAAACGGCACTTCAACGATCAATATGGTATCCTTCCACGGTAGCTACAATATCATATAATGTAAAACAAGAATTATTAAAAGCTTATAAAATAAGTGTTTCTACAAATAATTATGAAAATATTAAATACCAATTACATGATTTTGGTGCAAGAGGTGCATCTTCAGGAGAAAGTGCTGGTATAGGTGGTTTGGCACATCTTTTAAATTTTATGGGAACAGATACTATGGAAGCCGTATATTTAGGAAATAAATTATATCAAATTCCTATTAAAGAACTCGCTTGTTCCATTATTGCATCAGAACATAGTACTGTTACAAGTTGGGGTAATAAACATATTGGAGAAAGAGAGTCTTTACTTAATATAATAGATATTTGTAAACAACATGGAGATCGTATATTTGCATTTGTTTCTGATTCTTATGATTATTTTTATACTGTTGATAAAATTTGGGGAGATCCTGAAATTATTAAAGCTATCCAAGATGCAAATCTCTCTCCTATTGTTCGTCCAGATTCTGGAGATCCTGTAGAAGTTGTCCTTTATGCTTTAGATTCTCTTTCTAAATCTTGGGGATATACAACAAATAATAAGGGATATAAAGTATTAAATACTATTAGAATTATACAGGGTGATGGCATGAACATAGATCGTATAACAACATTAATTAATAAAATTATTGAACATAAATATTCTGTAGAAAATGTTTCTTTTGGTATGGGAGGAGGATTACTACAAAATTTAAATAGAGACTCTATGAGTTGGTCTATGAAAATGTATAAACTCAAGCAAAATGATGAATGGAGAGATATTCGAAAAAATCCTCTAACTCAGCAAGAAAAAGCTTCTTATAATCCTCAAAATATTGTAGATAACTCAGAATGGGTAACTCATTACCAATGGAATGATATGTTACTAGAACCAATTATTTATATAGAAAATTTCCAAGATATTCGAAAAAGAACACAAATATAATATTAATTTAATGCGTACAATTGTTCCAATTTTTTCCAATTCGTATTTGTAATTAATAAATTTATTATACTACTAATATCTTCATTGTGTTTATTGTTTTTTTGAAATTGTATTTTTAATAACAATCCTGGGATAATATTTATCGATTCTTTTAAATTTTGTTTATTTGGAGTAAAAGAATATACATAATATGCTGTTGACTCATCAATATCCCACAAATAAAATCCTTGAGTTGTTTTTTTTAATGGGAATGTAGAAAAACTATTACTAATAGTAGAATATTTTGCATTATCAATATACATTTGATAATAACTAACTTCTTCAGATGCATAAACTAATGATATTTTTAATTTTTTTTTAGAATCATAATCAAAAATATACTCTAATTCTATATTGTAATTGATATGATTTTTTTGCATGTCAAATGAGTATGTATAATTACTTGATATCATTTGCCGTGAAAAAGGAAGTTCTTGATAACTTTCAGAAAGTATTGTGTTAAATGTTTTTTTTAATAATAATGAGCTTTCTTTTAATACAGCACCGTATTTTTTTTGTTGATATAAA is from Spirochaetota bacterium and encodes:
- a CDS encoding nicotinate phosphoribosyltransferase; translated protein: MLQFCSNILRSFATDAYKVSHFLQLPKNTQAVRFYIAPRHALRPENNNYIVFGIRYFIEKYLKIPISYQDIEETKKIWESFNLGGISSTFPEKEFKKIISKYKGFLPIKIVGVKEGTILNKYNIPIFIISVDDPDLVWLPGFIETALQRSIWYPSTVATISYNVKQELLKAYKISVSTNNYENIKYQLHDFGARGASSGESAGIGGLAHLLNFMGTDTMEAVYLGNKLYQIPIKELACSIIASEHSTVTSWGNKHIGERESLLNIIDICKQHGDRIFAFVSDSYDYFYTVDKIWGDPEIIKAIQDANLSPIVRPDSGDPVEVVLYALDSLSKSWGYTTNNKGYKVLNTIRIIQGDGMNIDRITTLINKIIEHKYSVENVSFGMGGGLLQNLNRDSMSWSMKMYKLKQNDEWRDIRKNPLTQQEKASYNPQNIVDNSEWVTHYQWNDMLLEPIIYIENFQDIRKRTQI